From a region of the Defluviitalea raffinosedens genome:
- a CDS encoding ribosomal L7Ae/L30e/S12e/Gadd45 family protein produces the protein MHRLKTHQKVVGAKQTAKVLENNQAEVVYVAKDADERVVRRVLELAKERNVPIVMVETMAELGKACNVEVKTAAAVVIK, from the coding sequence GTGCACAGACTAAAAACACATCAAAAAGTAGTAGGAGCAAAGCAAACAGCCAAAGTATTAGAGAATAATCAAGCTGAGGTTGTTTATGTTGCTAAAGATGCAGACGAGCGCGTAGTGCGCAGAGTTCTGGAGCTCGCAAAAGAGCGTAATGTACCGATCGTCATGGTAGAAACCATGGCAGAACTGGGTAAAGCATGCAATGTAGAAGTAAAAACTGCGGCAGCAGTAGTTATTAAGTAA
- the rpoC gene encoding DNA-directed RNA polymerase subunit beta', producing the protein MPTNMDQSVLFDAIKISLASPDKIREWSKGEVKKPETINYRTLKPERDGLFCERIFGPSKDWECHCGKYKRIRYKGVVCDRCGVEVTKSKVRRERMGHIELAAPVSHIWYFKGIPSRMGLILDMSPRALEKVLYFASYIVLDSGDTGLQYKQLLTEKEYRDAVEKYGNGFRAGMGAEAIKELLMSIDLEKESKELKKALQETTGQKRIRIIKRLEVVEAFRLSGNRPEWMILDVIPVLPPDLRPMIQLDGGRFATSDLNDLYRRVINRNNRLKRLLDLGAPNIIVRNEKRMLQEAVDALIDNGRRGRPVTGPGNRPLKSLSDMLKGKQGRFRQNLLGKRVDYSGRSVIVVGPNLKIYQCGLPKEMAIELFKPFVMKKLVEDGLAHNIKSAKRMVERLQNEVWDVLEEVIKEHPVMLNRAPTLHRLGIQAFEPVLVEGRAIKLHPLVCTAYNADFDGDQMAVHVPLSVEAQAECRFLLLSPNNLLKPSDGAPVAVPSQDMVLGTYYLTLEKDGEKGEGKVFKDEQEAILAYDNKIIGLHAKIKVRRYREINGKMESRLVETTVGRIIFNEAIPQDIGFVDRSIPENQFKFEIDFLVDKKALGKIINRCIIKHKATKTAEVLDKIKELGFKFSTIGAITVSVSDMEIPEQKKAILKEAEETVDKVTKLFRRGLMTNEERYNKVIAAWNKANDKITAALLENLGKYNNIYMMAHSGARGSTNQIKQLAGMRGLMASASGRIIELPIKANFREGLSVLEYFISANGARKGLADTALRTADSGYLTRRLVDVAQDLIIREEDCIKNGEEVPGMWVKAFTDGDEVIESLQDRIRGRWAVEDIKHPETGEIIVKADNMIGADEAEKIVAAGITEVHIRTVLTCRSRIGICAKCYGANLASGNKVRVGESVGIIAAQSIGEPGTQLTMRTFHTGGIAGDDITQGLPRVEELFEARKPKGLAIIAEFGGVVKISDTKKKREVIVTNEETGESKSYLIPYGSRIKVYDGTKVKAGDELTEGSVNPHDLLKIEEKGVRAVQDYMLKEVQRVYRLQGVEINDKHIEIIVRQMLKKVKIEENGDTDLLPGSLVDRLEFEETNKRVRELGLREAEGKQVLLGITKASLATDSFLSAASFQETTRVLTEAAIKGKTDPLIGLKENVIIGKLIPAGTGMQRYRRIDVEKVD; encoded by the coding sequence ATGCCTACAAATATGGACCAATCCGTTTTATTTGATGCCATAAAAATATCTTTGGCTTCTCCCGACAAGATAAGAGAGTGGTCCAAGGGAGAAGTAAAAAAACCTGAAACGATTAATTATCGTACATTAAAGCCCGAAAGAGACGGTCTATTCTGTGAAAGAATTTTCGGGCCCAGTAAAGACTGGGAATGTCACTGCGGAAAATATAAACGCATTCGCTATAAAGGCGTTGTATGTGACCGCTGTGGTGTTGAAGTAACAAAATCTAAAGTTCGAAGAGAAAGAATGGGACATATTGAGTTGGCTGCTCCTGTTTCTCATATTTGGTACTTTAAAGGGATTCCGAGCCGCATGGGACTGATCCTTGATATGTCCCCTAGGGCTTTGGAAAAAGTGCTGTATTTTGCATCCTATATTGTATTGGATTCAGGAGATACCGGCTTACAATACAAGCAACTTTTAACAGAGAAAGAGTACAGAGATGCTGTAGAAAAATATGGTAATGGCTTCCGTGCGGGAATGGGTGCAGAAGCTATAAAAGAATTATTAATGAGTATTGACCTTGAAAAAGAATCTAAAGAATTAAAGAAAGCTCTCCAGGAAACGACAGGTCAAAAAAGAATCCGTATTATTAAAAGATTAGAAGTTGTAGAAGCGTTCAGACTTTCAGGCAACAGACCAGAATGGATGATTCTGGATGTTATTCCCGTATTGCCTCCTGATCTTAGACCTATGATTCAGCTGGACGGAGGAAGATTTGCGACTTCTGACCTTAATGATTTATACAGAAGAGTAATCAACAGAAACAACCGCCTTAAAAGACTCCTGGATTTAGGGGCTCCTAATATCATTGTACGCAATGAAAAGCGTATGCTTCAGGAAGCCGTAGATGCCTTAATTGACAATGGCAGAAGAGGCAGACCTGTAACAGGTCCTGGTAATAGACCGCTTAAATCCCTTTCTGATATGTTAAAAGGAAAGCAAGGACGTTTCCGTCAAAACTTGCTTGGGAAACGTGTTGACTACTCCGGCCGTTCCGTTATCGTTGTAGGACCTAATTTGAAGATTTACCAATGTGGGCTTCCTAAAGAAATGGCTATTGAGCTATTTAAGCCTTTTGTAATGAAGAAACTCGTGGAAGACGGATTGGCTCATAATATTAAATCTGCAAAAAGAATGGTTGAAAGACTTCAAAATGAAGTATGGGATGTATTAGAAGAAGTGATCAAAGAACATCCTGTTATGTTAAACCGTGCTCCCACACTTCACCGTTTGGGAATTCAAGCATTTGAACCGGTATTGGTTGAAGGTAGAGCGATTAAACTCCACCCCTTGGTATGTACGGCGTATAATGCTGACTTTGACGGAGACCAGATGGCTGTTCACGTACCGTTATCCGTTGAAGCACAGGCAGAATGCAGATTCTTGCTTCTTTCTCCGAATAACTTATTAAAACCGTCTGATGGTGCTCCTGTGGCTGTACCTTCTCAGGACATGGTATTAGGAACATATTACTTAACTCTTGAGAAAGATGGCGAAAAAGGAGAAGGAAAAGTCTTTAAAGATGAACAGGAAGCGATCTTAGCGTACGATAACAAGATAATTGGCCTTCATGCTAAGATCAAGGTACGACGCTATAGAGAAATCAATGGAAAAATGGAATCCAGACTGGTTGAAACAACAGTTGGCCGTATCATTTTTAACGAGGCAATACCTCAGGATATTGGTTTTGTAGATAGAAGTATTCCAGAAAACCAATTCAAATTCGAAATAGATTTCCTGGTGGATAAAAAAGCCTTAGGAAAGATCATTAACAGATGCATCATCAAACATAAAGCAACCAAAACTGCAGAAGTATTAGATAAAATTAAAGAATTAGGTTTTAAATTCTCGACAATAGGAGCTATTACAGTATCCGTTTCCGATATGGAAATTCCGGAACAAAAGAAAGCAATCCTAAAAGAAGCGGAAGAAACTGTGGATAAAGTTACCAAACTCTTCAGAAGAGGATTAATGACGAATGAAGAAAGATACAACAAAGTTATTGCGGCGTGGAACAAGGCAAATGACAAGATCACAGCGGCTCTGTTAGAGAATTTAGGCAAATACAACAATATCTACATGATGGCTCATTCCGGTGCCCGTGGTTCAACCAATCAGATTAAGCAATTAGCTGGTATGAGAGGACTTATGGCCAGTGCATCAGGTAGAATTATCGAGCTGCCTATTAAAGCGAACTTCCGTGAAGGACTGTCCGTTCTTGAGTACTTTATTTCTGCTAACGGTGCTAGAAAAGGTCTGGCAGATACAGCGCTTCGTACAGCGGACTCCGGATACTTAACAAGACGTCTTGTTGACGTTGCACAGGATTTAATCATAAGAGAAGAAGACTGCATAAAAAATGGCGAAGAAGTTCCAGGAATGTGGGTTAAGGCATTTACAGACGGAGATGAAGTGATTGAATCCTTGCAAGACAGAATTCGTGGTCGTTGGGCAGTAGAGGATATTAAACATCCTGAAACAGGTGAGATTATCGTAAAAGCAGACAATATGATAGGCGCAGACGAAGCTGAAAAAATTGTAGCGGCTGGTATTACTGAAGTGCACATAAGAACCGTATTGACTTGCCGCTCAAGAATTGGTATTTGTGCAAAATGCTATGGTGCAAACCTGGCATCAGGCAATAAAGTAAGAGTAGGTGAATCTGTCGGAATTATTGCTGCTCAATCCATTGGTGAACCAGGTACACAGCTTACCATGCGTACATTCCATACCGGAGGTATCGCAGGAGACGATATCACACAAGGTCTTCCTCGTGTAGAAGAATTGTTTGAAGCAAGAAAACCAAAAGGACTTGCAATTATTGCGGAATTTGGCGGCGTTGTTAAGATCAGTGATACAAAGAAGAAAAGAGAAGTTATCGTTACAAACGAAGAAACAGGAGAATCTAAATCATATCTCATCCCTTACGGTTCCAGAATTAAAGTATATGATGGAACAAAGGTAAAAGCTGGGGACGAATTAACTGAAGGTAGTGTAAATCCTCATGACCTTCTGAAGATTGAAGAAAAAGGTGTAAGAGCCGTTCAGGATTATATGCTCAAAGAAGTACAAAGAGTATATCGTCTTCAAGGGGTTGAGATCAATGATAAGCATATCGAAATTATTGTTCGACAAATGCTCAAAAAAGTAAAAATCGAAGAAAACGGAGATACAGATCTGCTTCCGGGAAGTTTAGTAGACAGACTGGAATTTGAAGAAACCAATAAGAGAGTGAGAGAACTGGGACTTAGAGAAGCTGAAGGAAAGCAGGTTCTGCTTGGTATTACAAAAGCTTCCTTGGCAACAGATTCTTTCTTATCGGCAGCATCTTTCCAGGAAACTACCAGAGTATTAACAGAAGCAGCGATCAAAGGAAAGACCGATCCATTAATTGGTCTTAAAGAAAATGTAATTATCGGTAAACTCATTCCGGCAGGAACAGGAATGCAAAGATATCGCAGAATAGATGTTGAAAAGGTTGACTAA
- the rpsG gene encoding 30S ribosomal protein S7 — protein MPRKGHVSKREVLPDPLYNSKVVTKLINNVMLDGKKGVAQKIVYGAFERIAEKTGKDALEAFEEALNNIMPVLEVKARRVGGATYQVPVEVRPDRRQTLGLRWLVLYARQRGEKTMTDRLAAEILDAINNTGGAVKKKEDTHKMAEANKAFAHYRW, from the coding sequence GTGCCACGTAAAGGACATGTTTCAAAAAGAGAAGTACTGCCTGATCCTTTGTACAATAGCAAGGTTGTTACAAAGTTAATTAACAATGTAATGCTTGACGGGAAAAAGGGAGTTGCTCAAAAAATCGTATACGGCGCATTTGAAAGAATAGCTGAAAAAACAGGTAAAGATGCTTTAGAAGCATTCGAAGAAGCATTAAACAACATTATGCCTGTTTTAGAAGTAAAAGCTCGTCGTGTAGGGGGAGCAACATACCAAGTACCAGTAGAAGTAAGACCTGACAGAAGACAAACATTAGGACTTCGCTGGTTAGTGTTATATGCTAGACAACGCGGTGAAAAGACAATGACAGATCGTCTTGCAGCAGAAATCTTGGATGCTATTAACAATACAGGCGGAGCTGTTAAGAAAAAAGAAGATACACACAAAATGGCAGAAGCCAACAAAGCATTTGCACACTACAGATGGTAA
- the fusA gene encoding elongation factor G: MAGREFPLERTRNIGIMAHIDAGKTTLTERILFYTGRTHKLGESHEGTATMDWMEQEQERGITITSAATTCQWKGNRINIIDTPGHVDFTVEVERSLRVLDSAVGVFCAKGGVEPQSETVWRQADKYHVPRMAFVNKMDIMGADFYNAVAMMKERLNANAVPIQLPIGKEETFTGIIDLMKMKAYIYKDDLGKDISEEEIPEDMKEQAEEYRMAMVEAIAETDEELMMLYLEGEELTEEQLKAALRKAVINVQIIPVLCGSAYKNKGVQRLLDAVVEYLPAPTDIPSIKGVIPGTEEEIERHSSDEEPFSALAFKIMSDPYVGKLAFFRVYSGTMNSGSYVLNSTKGKKERIGRILQMHANHREEIDKVYSGDIAAAVGLKFTTTGDTLCDEQHPVILESMVFPEPVISVAVEPKTKAGQEKMGIALSKLAEEDPTFRTYTDKETGQTIISGMGELHLEIIVDRLLREFKVEANVGEPQVAYKETIQAAADVEGKFVRQSGGRGQYGHCKVRFEPMDVNSEKTYEFENKIVGGAIPKEYIPAVDNGIQEAMQSGILGGYPVLGIKAILYDGSYHEVDSSEMAFKIAGSMAFKEAMKKGNPVLLEPIEKVDVTVPEEYMGDVIGDLNSRRGRIEGMEARNGVQVIHAFVPLAEMFGYATDLRSKTQGRGVYSMEFHHYEPVPKSIQDKVVAGRSKAE, translated from the coding sequence TTGGCAGGAAGAGAATTCCCGCTTGAACGTACCAGAAATATTGGTATTATGGCTCATATTGATGCGGGAAAAACAACATTAACTGAGCGTATTTTATTTTATACCGGTCGTACCCATAAACTTGGTGAAAGCCATGAAGGCACTGCAACTATGGACTGGATGGAACAAGAACAAGAAAGAGGTATCACGATCACCTCTGCAGCAACAACTTGCCAATGGAAAGGTAATCGTATTAATATTATTGATACACCTGGTCACGTTGACTTCACCGTTGAAGTTGAACGTTCTCTTCGTGTATTAGATAGTGCTGTTGGTGTGTTCTGTGCAAAAGGTGGCGTAGAACCTCAATCAGAAACTGTATGGCGTCAAGCTGACAAATATCATGTTCCACGTATGGCTTTCGTAAATAAGATGGATATTATGGGAGCCGACTTTTACAATGCAGTGGCAATGATGAAAGAAAGATTAAATGCCAATGCAGTGCCAATTCAATTACCAATTGGTAAAGAAGAAACTTTTACAGGAATTATCGACTTAATGAAAATGAAAGCCTACATCTATAAAGATGATTTAGGAAAAGACATTTCAGAAGAAGAGATTCCTGAAGACATGAAAGAACAAGCAGAAGAGTACAGAATGGCAATGGTTGAAGCAATTGCTGAAACCGATGAAGAATTGATGATGCTTTATCTTGAAGGAGAAGAATTAACTGAGGAACAGTTAAAAGCAGCTCTTAGAAAAGCAGTAATCAATGTACAAATCATTCCTGTACTTTGCGGTTCTGCGTATAAGAATAAGGGAGTTCAAAGACTATTAGATGCTGTAGTAGAATACCTTCCTGCACCAACGGATATCCCATCTATTAAAGGGGTAATTCCAGGTACAGAGGAAGAAATCGAAAGACATTCTTCCGATGAAGAGCCTTTCTCAGCATTAGCATTTAAAATTATGAGCGACCCTTATGTTGGAAAACTTGCATTCTTTAGAGTATATTCTGGTACAATGAACTCCGGTTCTTATGTACTTAACTCTACAAAAGGCAAGAAAGAAAGAATCGGTCGTATCCTGCAGATGCATGCAAATCACCGTGAAGAAATTGATAAAGTATATTCCGGTGACATTGCGGCAGCAGTTGGATTAAAATTCACAACAACAGGAGATACCCTTTGTGATGAACAACATCCTGTTATCTTAGAATCCATGGTATTCCCAGAGCCTGTTATTTCTGTTGCGGTTGAACCAAAAACAAAAGCAGGTCAGGAAAAAATGGGAATTGCCCTTTCTAAACTTGCAGAAGAAGACCCAACATTTAGAACTTACACCGATAAAGAAACAGGACAGACCATTATTTCAGGAATGGGAGAACTTCACCTTGAAATTATTGTTGACCGTCTGCTTCGTGAATTTAAAGTAGAAGCAAATGTTGGTGAACCACAAGTTGCTTATAAAGAAACCATTCAGGCAGCTGCAGATGTTGAAGGAAAATTCGTTCGACAATCTGGTGGACGTGGACAATACGGACACTGTAAAGTTAGATTTGAGCCAATGGATGTTAATAGCGAAAAAACTTACGAATTTGAAAACAAGATTGTTGGAGGAGCTATTCCAAAAGAATACATCCCAGCAGTTGATAATGGTATTCAGGAAGCAATGCAAAGTGGTATTTTAGGTGGATATCCTGTACTTGGTATTAAGGCTATATTATACGATGGATCTTACCATGAAGTTGACTCATCTGAAATGGCGTTTAAGATTGCTGGTTCCATGGCATTTAAAGAAGCTATGAAAAAAGGTAATCCAGTTCTTCTTGAACCTATTGAAAAAGTTGACGTTACTGTTCCTGAAGAATACATGGGAGATGTTATAGGTGACCTTAACTCTCGCCGTGGTAGAATCGAAGGAATGGAAGCAAGAAACGGTGTTCAAGTTATCCATGCATTTGTGCCATTGGCTGAAATGTTTGGATATGCGACAGACCTTCGTTCCAAGACTCAAGGACGTGGTGTATATTCTATGGAATTCCATCACTATGAGCCAGTGCCAAAGAGCATTCAGGATAAAGTAGTAGCCGGTAGATCAAAGGCTGAATAG
- the rpsL gene encoding 30S ribosomal protein S12, translating into MPTFNQLVRKGRKTVEKKSTAPALQKGFNSLKKKATNLSAPQKRGVCTAVKTATPKKPNSALRKIARVRLTNQIEVTAYIPGEGHNLQEHSVVLIRGGRVKDLPGTRYHIIRGTLDTAGVANRKQGRSKYGAKRPKK; encoded by the coding sequence ATGCCCACATTTAATCAGTTAGTACGTAAAGGAAGAAAAACAGTTGAGAAAAAATCAACTGCACCAGCGCTTCAAAAAGGATTCAACTCCTTAAAGAAGAAAGCAACGAATCTTTCTGCTCCACAAAAGAGAGGAGTTTGTACAGCTGTTAAAACAGCTACACCAAAGAAACCAAACTCAGCTCTTCGTAAAATTGCGAGGGTACGTCTTACTAACCAAATCGAAGTAACAGCGTACATTCCTGGAGAAGGACACAACCTCCAAGAGCATAGCGTTGTTCTTATCAGAGGCGGAAGAGTAAAAGACCTTCCTGGTACAAGATATCACATCATTCGTGGTACATTAGACACAGCTGGAGTAGCAAACAGAAAACAAGGCCGTTCCAAATACGGAGCAAAGAGACCTAAAAAATAA
- a CDS encoding methyl-accepting chemotaxis protein — protein MRLRKHNKELRIISEEADHIRSHIKQMRNGNLDVKIDTDQFAFLGDLAEEINQINNTFNSYINEISHILSHLSAGNMAVSFSKDVVYQGDFLPIKNALHKIRHSLNCSFEEIHKLSTEIDSMSNQVETGSSFLAENTTEQAALISDLTETIYDITSKTVVNADNAKAAAQTVEAITRETEIGRDCMDQMLSSVDKVKSSIDDISHIIGLINEIAEQTRLLALNATIEAARAGETGQGFSVVAKEITKLAQKSTEAVGQTTQLINNSIIAADESAKITQRTAESFKNIHDSIQGVAGLCKQIADLSNIQAENLKETSVIITNISEGVQSSAAYAEENSAGAMTLSNISTHLKEVLQRYRLKGDKKVAVIDKKTEEIFTRELVTRLVSKLFNATTTQTIDVILKAEIENLNDIECLYVINGSGKQVSHTIMNPKIQVEQDENFKPAMPGDDYSSKKYFRQAMKNQEEWYTSLEYISKATGNLCKTISVAYKAADQETYVLCIDLLCRF, from the coding sequence ATGAGGCTGAGAAAACATAATAAGGAATTAAGAATAATTTCAGAAGAAGCGGATCACATTAGAAGCCATATAAAGCAAATGCGTAATGGTAACCTGGATGTCAAGATTGATACAGACCAATTTGCTTTTTTAGGAGATTTGGCAGAGGAAATTAATCAAATCAATAATACCTTTAATTCTTATATCAATGAGATATCCCATATATTATCCCATTTGTCGGCTGGGAATATGGCTGTTTCCTTTTCAAAGGATGTAGTTTATCAGGGAGATTTTTTGCCCATTAAAAATGCTCTTCATAAAATCAGGCATTCTCTGAATTGCTCCTTCGAAGAGATTCACAAGCTGTCTACGGAGATAGACAGTATGAGCAATCAGGTTGAGACGGGTTCTTCATTCCTGGCAGAAAATACGACGGAACAGGCAGCTTTGATTTCTGATTTGACAGAAACTATATATGATATTACAAGCAAAACGGTAGTTAATGCAGACAATGCAAAGGCAGCCGCGCAGACCGTCGAAGCGATTACAAGAGAAACCGAAATCGGCAGAGACTGTATGGATCAGATGCTATCTTCTGTAGATAAAGTTAAGTCTTCCATTGATGATATATCTCATATTATCGGATTAATTAATGAAATTGCCGAACAGACCAGATTGCTAGCTTTAAATGCAACAATTGAAGCCGCAAGAGCTGGGGAGACCGGTCAAGGTTTTTCAGTAGTTGCCAAAGAAATTACCAAACTGGCACAGAAAAGTACTGAAGCGGTTGGTCAGACTACGCAACTCATTAATAACAGTATAATTGCAGCCGATGAAAGTGCAAAAATCACGCAAAGGACGGCAGAAAGTTTTAAAAACATACATGACTCGATTCAAGGGGTAGCTGGCCTCTGTAAGCAAATAGCAGATTTGTCTAATATTCAGGCAGAAAACCTCAAAGAAACTTCTGTGATCATTACAAATATTTCAGAAGGGGTACAAAGTAGTGCAGCTTATGCCGAAGAAAATAGTGCAGGGGCAATGACCTTGTCGAATATTTCTACTCATTTGAAAGAAGTTCTTCAACGATACCGGTTAAAGGGAGACAAAAAAGTAGCTGTCATTGATAAGAAAACGGAAGAAATATTCACAAGAGAACTGGTTACCAGACTCGTATCAAAATTATTTAATGCAACGACTACACAGACAATCGATGTGATCCTGAAGGCAGAAATTGAAAACCTTAATGATATTGAATGTCTGTATGTCATTAATGGATCAGGTAAACAAGTAAGTCATACGATTATGAATCCAAAAATCCAGGTGGAGCAGGATGAAAACTTTAAACCGGCAATGCCTGGAGACGACTATAGCTCCAAAAAATACTTCCGTCAGGCTATGAAAAATCAGGAAGAATGGTATACTTCTCTTGAATATATTTCAAAGGCCACGGGCAACTTGTGCAAGACGATATCAGTTGCTTATAAAGCTGCAGATCAGGAAACTTATGTACTTTGTATCGACCTGCTATGCAGATTCTAG